One stretch of Rathayibacter festucae DSM 15932 DNA includes these proteins:
- a CDS encoding DUF7507 domain-containing protein — MTPRRPDVQGPRRSLGAPLSIAASLTLSACLLGSTALVAHADETAVPVVSETTAQAVVVDPTSQAVASAPAAPEAAPAPAAPAPAAQTSAPTASPEPASPDPVSPAASVAPATTAPEATMPVAAATTPVPAVPAIEAPVVPAPALQDAPADAPAAATETPVSTPQQQPTPAASAATSVGVTATVKGVLDLEPGEKPRVGTPVKWTITLHNTTTHPIDVLKALLHLEPGESGDVEDNLAPTTLTQADLDAGRVTYAGRYDVASGYGIQIIRAQGALDLPKSAPTPTPTPTTTPAPAPGPTTTPAPTAPAPTPSTTAAARVTASVRGVLDLEPGEKPRVGTPVKWTITLHNPTAHPVDVLKALLHLEPGESGDVEDNLAPTTLTQADLDAGRVTYASRYDIVASDGSQIIRAQGALDLPKTAPTPSTTPAPTTTPTTPAPTPTTTASDRVTTSVRGVPDLKPGEKPTVGTTVKWIVTFLHHTPDTVKIGGTTLELTPGRSGYVEDTTKPSTITQADLDAGVVRYESEFGVDTPEGRYTIPARGELTLPTPAPAPAAAEHPSLTGRIAGEFVLPADGRVRAGTPVKWTATLTNAGDVALSDVHVTDAGEHTTLAVGETKDLTFYSTVIREDVAEGFTFDTFHASGRTPAGSTASLELNDSLDLHSDEGRVAVITTGAFELAAGEQVKAGTRVSWTVTVTNTAGTDLHDLSADGDARSETIAVLTPGETRQLHLETTVTAQDLAGDRTRLVADLVGRTGDSPFSASASGELAIGTEHPRLEVSATGAFDLEPGHSVTVGAKIVWTVTAKNTGDVSFLALDEKGQGSLAAGETKVYRVADAVTQEDLDAGVVRRVSTAKGFREGRPTYVSAPYLGVLVIPAATGGATTDGGTGTATTAVPTTAPSVTDAESTVDDGAPAGPVIVGHRAGAAARPDAAAASASTVAASAPTGAASASTVAGATRSGTRSASAAHLAQTGVDASSALPAAGVLGLLGALGMLLGARRRRNRTAD, encoded by the coding sequence TCGGCGCCCGCCGCACCCGAGGCCGCGCCCGCCCCGGCTGCGCCCGCTCCGGCCGCGCAGACATCCGCCCCGACGGCCTCTCCGGAGCCCGCCTCCCCGGACCCCGTCTCCCCCGCCGCCTCAGTGGCGCCCGCAACCACTGCGCCCGAGGCGACGATGCCGGTCGCCGCCGCCACCACCCCGGTGCCCGCCGTGCCCGCGATCGAGGCGCCGGTCGTCCCGGCCCCCGCGCTCCAGGATGCGCCGGCCGACGCGCCCGCCGCCGCGACCGAGACGCCGGTCTCGACGCCCCAGCAGCAGCCCACTCCGGCCGCGTCAGCAGCCACGTCGGTCGGCGTGACCGCGACGGTGAAGGGCGTCCTCGACCTCGAGCCCGGCGAGAAGCCCCGCGTCGGCACCCCGGTGAAGTGGACCATCACCCTCCACAACACCACCACCCACCCCATCGACGTCCTCAAGGCGCTCCTCCACCTCGAGCCCGGCGAGAGCGGCGACGTCGAGGACAACCTCGCGCCGACCACGCTCACTCAGGCGGACCTCGACGCCGGCCGCGTCACCTACGCCGGCCGCTACGACGTCGCCTCGGGCTACGGAATTCAGATCATCCGCGCGCAGGGCGCACTCGACCTGCCGAAGTCCGCACCGACCCCGACCCCGACCCCTACCACGACCCCGGCTCCGGCTCCGGGCCCGACCACGACGCCTGCGCCGACCGCGCCCGCCCCCACTCCGAGCACCACCGCGGCCGCCCGGGTGACCGCCTCCGTCCGCGGCGTCCTCGATCTCGAGCCCGGCGAGAAGCCCCGCGTCGGCACCCCGGTGAAGTGGACGATCACCCTCCACAACCCCACCGCCCACCCCGTCGACGTCCTCAAGGCGCTCCTGCACCTCGAGCCCGGCGAGAGCGGCGACGTCGAGGACAACCTCGCGCCGACCACGCTCACCCAGGCCGACCTCGACGCCGGCCGCGTCACCTACGCCAGCCGCTACGACATCGTCGCCAGCGACGGCAGCCAGATCATCCGCGCGCAGGGCGCACTCGACCTGCCGAAGACCGCGCCGACTCCGAGCACGACCCCTGCGCCGACCACCACCCCGACCACACCCGCCCCCACTCCGACCACCACCGCGTCCGACCGGGTGACGACCTCCGTCCGGGGCGTCCCCGACCTGAAGCCCGGCGAGAAACCGACGGTCGGCACCACCGTGAAGTGGATCGTCACCTTCCTCCACCACACCCCCGACACCGTGAAGATCGGCGGGACCACCCTCGAGCTCACCCCCGGCCGCAGCGGCTACGTCGAGGACACCACCAAGCCGAGCACGATCACCCAGGCCGATCTGGACGCCGGCGTCGTGCGCTACGAGAGCGAGTTCGGCGTCGACACGCCGGAAGGCCGCTACACGATCCCCGCGCGCGGCGAGCTGACCCTCCCGACGCCGGCCCCGGCTCCAGCCGCCGCCGAGCACCCCTCGCTCACCGGGAGGATCGCCGGCGAGTTCGTGCTCCCGGCCGATGGGCGGGTGCGGGCCGGCACGCCGGTGAAGTGGACCGCCACGCTCACCAACGCCGGCGACGTCGCCCTCTCCGACGTGCACGTCACCGATGCGGGAGAGCACACCACCCTCGCCGTCGGCGAGACGAAGGACCTCACCTTCTACTCCACCGTCATCCGGGAGGACGTCGCCGAGGGCTTCACCTTCGACACCTTCCACGCGAGCGGCCGCACCCCGGCCGGCTCCACTGCGAGCCTCGAGCTGAACGACTCGCTCGACCTCCACTCCGACGAGGGACGCGTCGCCGTCATCACCACCGGCGCCTTCGAGCTGGCGGCGGGCGAGCAGGTGAAGGCCGGCACCCGGGTGAGCTGGACCGTCACGGTCACGAACACGGCCGGCACGGACCTGCACGACCTCTCCGCCGACGGTGACGCCCGCAGCGAGACGATCGCCGTCCTCACCCCGGGCGAGACCCGGCAGCTGCACCTCGAGACCACCGTCACGGCGCAGGACCTCGCGGGGGACCGCACCCGCCTCGTCGCCGACCTCGTGGGCCGGACCGGCGACAGCCCCTTCTCCGCCTCCGCCTCCGGCGAGCTCGCGATCGGAACCGAGCACCCGCGCCTCGAGGTGAGCGCCACCGGCGCCTTCGACCTCGAGCCGGGACACTCCGTCACCGTCGGCGCGAAGATCGTCTGGACCGTCACGGCGAAGAACACCGGCGACGTCTCCTTCCTCGCACTCGATGAGAAGGGTCAGGGCAGCCTCGCCGCCGGTGAGACGAAGGTCTACCGAGTGGCCGACGCGGTCACGCAGGAGGACCTGGACGCAGGAGTCGTGCGTCGGGTGTCCACGGCCAAGGGCTTCCGCGAGGGCCGTCCCACCTACGTCTCCGCGCCGTACCTCGGCGTCCTGGTGATCCCCGCGGCCACCGGCGGCGCCACGACTGACGGGGGAACCGGCACCGCCACGACCGCGGTGCCCACGACGGCCCCGTCGGTGACGGATGCCGAGAGCACCGTCGACGACGGTGCACCGGCCGGCCCGGTGATCGTCGGCCACCGGGCCGGAGCCGCCGCGCGTCCCGACGCCGCCGCCGCATCCGCCTCGACCGTCGCCGCTTCGGCCCCGACCGGCGCCGCTTCGGCCTCGACGGTCGCAGGCGCGACGCGCAGCGGGACGAGGAGCGCGTCGGCCGCGCACCTCGCCCAGACCGGCGTCGACGCGTCGTCCGCGCTGCCCGCTGCCGGCGTCCTCGGTCTCCTCGGTGCGCTCGGCATGCTGCTCGGCGCCCGCCGCCGCCGCAACCGCACCGCCGACTGA
- a CDS encoding LPXTG cell wall anchor domain-containing protein has product MTPSRPDPRRPRRTPSTPLSIAASVALSACLLGTTSVAAHAEGGADATTAAPAQDAASAPVLPTPTPSIAPDAAAPSAGQAAPEAAPTAASAAPSATLVVPDAAPSPAPPGPTPQTAPPAIDPAPAADPAPAPAAVDVTTPPSVAAAPEAPVPSLAPAAPGPTPTPTPAIDAPAAASETPIAAAQQPAAPPPSVPTTGDSLVSATARGRFELAPGEKPTVGTKVKWTITFRNSGTAAADVYGTGFSIAAGQSRDGRDDARDQTVTQADLDAGVMRYAFTWGIVTPAGVFWIPVRGELPIPAENPALEVVYTPTFESAPGQPVVVGTVVDSTVTVTNRGEVTLHDITFTGTPPFSLAPGQQAVLGVKDKVDQLDVLAGEYRREGGSVVARTPRGAVYKTTASVRVPFPKPDAPGATSTATPAPAPGAGAGGSPASGTADESWRFRGEFVLKPGEHVKAGTKVRWTSTLTNTGPDDLRDLVAVRVGAAPGSPGSTSEKLAVLAKGRTAQLHLESTVTEDDLVSGITHIVVDATAVTGGKTNTVRSGATLAIPAENPLLAVTTTTTPKLGPGAPLVAGTVLDTTITIVNRGDVPLTDVRIDEQPLFTLAPGESAVRVLPGPINDEDVEAGEYRRTGNVTARTPRGVEYTSDEIVVVLPIPKTTPPTPAPTSAPATPAPTSTVPVPAPTGAPSTPAPVPPTSPAATGDHLVSATAKGTLELKPGEKPTVGTTVTWIVTFRNDGPVAVTVSGTGLTIPPGESRDGRDVTFSRTVTQADLEAGKVSYALTWDLSSTQGRVALPVVGELALPGGPSAPVEHPALEVTYAPSFRLAPGAPVALGTVVDATVTLTNRGDVALNDIRLAGLPPFSLAPGQVSVQRLSDTITLSDLNAGEYRRVGGYATARTPQGAEHRSTPATIVLAIPKPAPTGTTPGSAGGTVPTSTPATPAPTGAPATPAPTGAPATPAPTSTPATPATTGTVPAPAPTGAPGIPATTGTVPAPAPTGTPVTPASTGTAPAPAPTGAPSTPAPTGTAPAPAPTGTPVTPAPTGTVPTPATTGTPATPAPTGTPSTPAPTGTTSTSAPTGTPNTGTTGTGTTGTGTTGTGTTGTGTTDTGTTGTGTTATGTPGTAGTGTPSTGTTDAGTTGTRPSTAGPRTTDAGTTGTRPSTAGPRTTDTGTTGTRPTVTGTTGTGTTGTGTPDASGPGAGTTTGTIASGTASSVGAAAASAGTSDARTTASGATASGTGTTASGTGATASGTGTTTSGTGITGTTPSGPGTGSGSPHSGVTGTRPTKDVSGARLAETGVDAASALPAAGVLGLLGALGLLLGRRRRGNRAAG; this is encoded by the coding sequence TTGACCCCCTCACGCCCCGACCCCCGAAGACCGCGCCGAACGCCCAGCACCCCCCTCAGCATCGCCGCGTCCGTCGCGCTGAGCGCCTGCCTGCTCGGAACCACCTCCGTCGCCGCCCACGCCGAAGGAGGCGCCGACGCCACGACCGCGGCACCGGCGCAGGACGCCGCGTCGGCGCCCGTGCTGCCGACGCCCACGCCCTCGATCGCACCGGACGCCGCCGCACCGTCGGCTGGACAGGCTGCGCCGGAGGCCGCCCCGACCGCGGCATCCGCCGCGCCGAGCGCCACCCTCGTCGTGCCGGACGCCGCTCCCTCACCCGCTCCCCCGGGGCCGACTCCCCAGACCGCCCCGCCCGCAATCGATCCCGCTCCGGCGGCCGACCCCGCCCCGGCTCCGGCCGCGGTCGACGTCACGACGCCGCCGAGCGTCGCCGCCGCGCCGGAGGCACCGGTCCCCTCTCTCGCACCGGCGGCACCCGGCCCGACGCCGACTCCGACGCCTGCGATCGACGCTCCTGCCGCCGCGTCGGAGACACCGATCGCCGCCGCGCAGCAGCCGGCCGCTCCGCCGCCCTCCGTGCCCACCACCGGGGACTCCCTCGTGAGCGCGACGGCGCGGGGGAGGTTCGAGCTGGCGCCGGGCGAGAAGCCGACGGTCGGCACGAAGGTGAAGTGGACCATCACCTTCCGCAACAGCGGCACGGCCGCCGCCGATGTCTACGGAACCGGGTTCTCCATCGCCGCGGGTCAGAGCCGCGACGGGCGGGACGACGCGAGAGACCAGACGGTCACCCAGGCCGATCTCGATGCCGGGGTGATGAGGTACGCGTTCACCTGGGGCATCGTCACGCCGGCGGGCGTGTTCTGGATCCCCGTGCGAGGCGAGCTGCCCATCCCGGCGGAGAACCCCGCCCTCGAGGTCGTCTACACGCCGACGTTCGAGTCGGCACCCGGCCAGCCGGTCGTCGTCGGCACCGTGGTGGACTCGACCGTCACGGTGACCAACCGCGGGGAGGTGACCCTTCACGACATCACCTTCACCGGCACCCCGCCGTTCAGCCTCGCGCCGGGTCAGCAGGCCGTTCTCGGCGTCAAGGACAAGGTCGACCAGCTGGATGTGCTCGCCGGCGAGTACCGCCGAGAAGGCGGCTCCGTCGTCGCGCGCACTCCGAGGGGCGCCGTGTACAAGACCACCGCCTCCGTGAGGGTCCCTTTCCCGAAGCCGGACGCCCCCGGCGCGACGAGCACCGCCACGCCTGCTCCCGCGCCGGGTGCCGGGGCCGGAGGGTCCCCGGCGAGCGGCACGGCCGACGAGTCCTGGCGGTTCCGCGGCGAGTTCGTGCTGAAGCCCGGCGAGCACGTGAAGGCCGGCACCAAGGTCCGCTGGACCTCCACGCTGACCAACACCGGCCCCGACGACCTGCGGGACCTCGTCGCCGTGCGGGTGGGCGCCGCCCCCGGCAGCCCCGGCAGCACCAGCGAGAAGCTGGCCGTCCTGGCCAAGGGCCGGACCGCGCAGCTGCACCTCGAGTCCACCGTGACCGAGGACGACCTGGTGAGCGGCATCACCCACATCGTCGTCGACGCGACCGCGGTGACCGGCGGGAAGACGAACACGGTCCGCAGCGGCGCGACGCTCGCGATCCCCGCCGAGAACCCGCTCCTCGCCGTGACCACCACGACGACGCCGAAGCTCGGGCCGGGAGCACCCCTCGTCGCCGGCACCGTCCTCGATACGACCATCACGATCGTCAACCGCGGGGACGTCCCACTCACGGACGTCCGGATCGACGAGCAGCCACTGTTCACGCTCGCGCCGGGCGAGAGCGCTGTGCGGGTCCTCCCGGGCCCGATCAATGACGAGGACGTGGAGGCGGGCGAATACCGTCGCACGGGCAACGTCACGGCGCGCACCCCCCGCGGTGTCGAGTACACCTCCGACGAGATCGTCGTCGTGCTGCCGATCCCCAAGACCACACCGCCGACTCCCGCGCCCACCAGCGCACCGGCCACTCCCGCGCCCACCAGCACCGTGCCCGTTCCTGCTCCCACCGGCGCACCGTCGACCCCCGCACCCGTTCCGCCGACGTCCCCGGCCGCCACGGGGGACCACCTCGTGAGCGCGACGGCGAAGGGGACGCTCGAGCTGAAGCCGGGCGAGAAGCCGACGGTCGGCACGACGGTGACGTGGATCGTCACCTTCCGCAACGACGGCCCTGTCGCGGTCACGGTCTCCGGAACCGGCCTCACCATCCCGCCGGGTGAGAGCCGGGATGGTCGGGACGTCACGTTCTCTCGGACGGTCACCCAGGCCGATCTCGAAGCCGGCAAGGTGTCGTACGCGCTCACCTGGGACCTCAGCTCGACGCAGGGCCGGGTCGCGCTCCCCGTGGTCGGCGAGCTCGCCCTGCCCGGGGGTCCGTCGGCGCCCGTCGAGCACCCCGCCCTGGAGGTGACCTACGCCCCGTCGTTCCGGCTCGCACCCGGCGCACCGGTCGCCCTCGGCACCGTGGTCGACGCGACCGTCACGCTGACCAACCGCGGCGACGTGGCACTGAACGACATCCGTCTCGCCGGACTCCCGCCGTTCAGCCTCGCGCCGGGCCAGGTCAGCGTCCAGCGCCTCTCGGACACGATCACGCTGTCGGACCTGAACGCGGGCGAGTACCGCCGCGTGGGCGGCTACGCCACCGCTCGGACACCTCAGGGAGCCGAGCACCGCTCCACCCCCGCCACCATCGTTCTCGCGATCCCGAAGCCGGCCCCCACCGGCACGACTCCGGGCTCCGCAGGAGGCACGGTGCCGACCAGCACGCCTGCCACTCCCGCACCCACCGGCGCGCCGGCCACTCCCGCACCCACCGGCGCACCGGCCACTCCCGCGCCCACCAGCACGCCGGCCACTCCCGCAACCACCGGGACCGTGCCCGCACCCGCACCCACTGGAGCACCGGGTATTCCCGCAACCACCGGGACCGTGCCCGCTCCCGCGCCCACCGGAACGCCGGTCACTCCCGCGTCCACCGGGACCGCGCCCGCTCCCGCACCCACCGGAGCACCGTCGACCCCCGCACCCACCGGGACCGCGCCGGCTCCCGCACCCACCGGAACCCCGGTCACTCCCGCACCCACCGGGACCGTGCCCACTCCCGCGACCACAGGGACCCCGGCCACTCCCGCACCCACCGGCACGCCGTCCACCCCCGCACCCACCGGCACGACGTCCACTTCCGCGCCCACCGGCACGCCGAACACGGGCACCACCGGCACAGGAACGACCGGGACGGGCACCACCGGCACCGGGACCACAGGGACGGGCACGACCGACACCGGAACCACAGGGACGGGCACCACAGCGACCGGAACACCCGGAACTGCAGGCACCGGCACACCGAGCACGGGCACCACCGACGCCGGCACCACCGGCACTCGCCCGAGCACCGCCGGCCCGCGCACCACCGACGCCGGCACCACCGGCACTCGCCCGAGCACCGCCGGCCCGCGCACCACGGACACCGGCACCACCGGCACTCGCCCGACCGTCACCGGCACGACCGGTACCGGCACCACCGGCACCGGCACGCCGGATGCCAGCGGACCGGGAGCCGGCACGACGACCGGCACCATCGCCTCGGGGACCGCCTCCTCGGTCGGCGCCGCTGCGGCGAGCGCCGGGACGTCGGACGCCCGCACCACGGCGTCCGGCGCCACCGCGTCGGGCACTGGCACTACCGCGTCGGGCACCGGCGCCACCGCGTCGGGCACTGGCACCACCACGTCGGGCACCGGCATCACCGGCACCACCCCGTCCGGCCCCGGCACCGGCTCCGGCTCGCCCCACTCCGGCGTCACCGGCACGAGGCCGACGAAGGACGTGTCCGGCGCCCGCCTCGCCGAGACCGGCGTCGACGCGGCGTCCGCGCTGCCCGCCGCCGGAGTCCTCGGTCTGCTCGGTGCGCTCGGCCTGCTCCTCGGCCGCCGCCGCCGAGGGAACCGCGCCGCCGGCTGA
- the aztD gene encoding zinc metallochaperone AztD: protein MRTSPFRRAPLRRAPLRRAGLGLLALGTIATLAACSSSSAPAADPTAAASPAAAGTRLAVAYEGGILVLDGETLETVADLDSEEFTRLNPAGDGRHVMVTMSEGFQLLDTAAGTTGDPELTDVVFAADTPGHVVRHGGKTILYADGTSDTTVIETADLADAEGVPEVQTIPGVQAHHGVSIVLEDDTFLTTVGTADGRTGIEVRDASGAVVATNDQCPGVHGEGTAENEVVVFGCENGALVYDGGEITKLEAPDQPYGRMGNAWVSETSPIVVGDYKDDQDAEGYLLHRLALIDTEAKTLDVVDLPEGVEYTFRGVARGPGDLAYLIGSDGAVHVIEPETGEITDSYPVVDAWESPVEWQDPHPAITVAGDIAYVTDPAAKSVHALDLTTGKVLSSAELEVTPNEIAVAAS, encoded by the coding sequence ATGCGAACCAGCCCCTTCCGCCGAGCGCCGCTCCGGCGAGCACCCCTCCGCCGAGCCGGCCTCGGCCTCCTCGCCCTCGGCACGATCGCGACCCTCGCGGCCTGCTCCTCGAGCAGCGCCCCCGCGGCCGATCCGACCGCCGCCGCCAGCCCGGCCGCCGCCGGCACCCGGCTCGCCGTCGCCTACGAGGGCGGCATCCTCGTCCTCGACGGCGAGACCCTCGAGACCGTGGCCGACCTGGACTCCGAGGAGTTCACCCGCCTGAACCCGGCGGGCGACGGCCGGCACGTGATGGTCACGATGAGCGAGGGCTTCCAGCTCCTCGACACCGCCGCCGGCACGACCGGCGATCCCGAGCTCACCGACGTCGTCTTCGCCGCGGACACCCCTGGGCACGTCGTCCGCCACGGCGGGAAGACGATCCTCTACGCCGACGGCACCAGCGACACGACGGTCATCGAGACCGCGGACCTGGCCGACGCCGAGGGCGTGCCCGAGGTCCAGACCATCCCGGGCGTCCAGGCGCACCACGGGGTGTCGATCGTCCTCGAGGACGACACCTTCCTCACCACGGTCGGCACCGCCGACGGCCGCACCGGCATCGAGGTGCGCGACGCCTCCGGCGCCGTGGTCGCCACGAACGACCAGTGCCCGGGTGTGCACGGCGAGGGCACGGCCGAGAACGAGGTCGTGGTCTTCGGCTGCGAGAACGGCGCCCTCGTCTACGACGGCGGCGAGATCACCAAGCTCGAGGCGCCCGACCAGCCGTACGGCCGGATGGGCAACGCCTGGGTCAGCGAGACCAGCCCGATCGTCGTCGGCGACTACAAGGACGATCAGGATGCGGAGGGCTACCTCCTGCACCGCCTCGCGCTGATCGACACCGAGGCGAAGACCCTCGACGTCGTCGACCTGCCCGAGGGTGTCGAGTACACCTTCCGCGGCGTCGCGCGCGGCCCGGGCGACCTCGCCTACCTGATCGGCTCCGACGGAGCGGTCCACGTGATCGAGCCGGAGACCGGGGAGATCACCGACTCGTACCCCGTCGTCGACGCCTGGGAGAGCCCCGTCGAGTGGCAGGACCCGCACCCCGCCATCACGGTCGCCGGTGACATCGCCTACGTCACCGACCCGGCCGCGAAGAGCGTCCACGCGCTCGATCTGACCACCGGGAAGGTGCTGTCCAGCGCCGAGCTGGAGGTCACGCCGAACGAGATCGCGGTCGCCGCGAGCTGA
- the aztC gene encoding zinc ABC transporter substrate-binding protein AztC, with product MGRTRRRAPLAAAVVALLALTGCSAGADDRPLVIVSTNILGDVVERLVGEEAEVVTLMKPNADPHSFEISAQEAARLRSADLVVSNGLGLEEGLQQHLDAAAAEDVPAFVAGDAIDVLDYSDGDAEGGPDSHFWTDPARMIAVVDALAPVLAELDGADPAALERSAAEYRAELEALDAEMTAAFAAIPEERRALVTNHHVFGYLADRFDFAVVGAVIPGGTTLAAPSASDLADLVEAVEETGVPTIFAESSSPDRLVQALASEADIRVEVVELFTESLTGPEGGAPDYLSMMRVNTQRIATGLSP from the coding sequence ATGGGACGCACCCGACGCCGCGCACCCCTCGCCGCGGCCGTCGTCGCGCTGCTCGCCCTCACCGGCTGCTCGGCCGGCGCCGACGACCGCCCGCTGGTCATCGTCTCGACCAACATCCTCGGCGACGTCGTCGAGCGCCTCGTCGGCGAGGAGGCCGAGGTCGTGACGCTGATGAAGCCGAACGCCGATCCGCACTCCTTCGAGATCTCCGCGCAGGAGGCCGCGCGGCTGCGCTCGGCCGACCTCGTCGTCTCCAACGGCCTGGGCCTGGAGGAGGGGCTCCAGCAGCACCTCGACGCCGCGGCCGCCGAGGACGTGCCGGCCTTCGTCGCCGGCGACGCGATCGACGTGCTCGACTACTCCGACGGCGACGCCGAGGGCGGCCCCGACTCGCACTTCTGGACCGACCCGGCCCGGATGATCGCCGTCGTCGACGCCCTCGCGCCGGTGCTCGCGGAGCTCGACGGCGCGGACCCCGCGGCCCTGGAGCGGAGCGCCGCCGAGTACCGCGCCGAGCTCGAGGCGCTCGACGCCGAGATGACGGCCGCCTTCGCCGCGATCCCGGAGGAGCGCCGCGCCCTCGTCACCAACCACCACGTCTTCGGCTACCTCGCCGACCGCTTCGACTTCGCCGTCGTCGGCGCGGTGATCCCCGGCGGCACCACCCTCGCGGCGCCGTCCGCCTCCGACCTCGCCGACCTCGTCGAGGCGGTCGAGGAGACCGGTGTCCCCACGATCTTCGCGGAGTCCTCGTCTCCCGACCGCCTGGTCCAGGCGCTCGCGAGCGAGGCCGACATCCGCGTCGAGGTGGTCGAGCTGTTCACGGAGTCCCTCACGGGACCCGAGGGCGGCGCCCCCGACTACCTCAGCATGATGCGCGTGAACACGCAGCGCATCGCCACCGGGCTCTCACCGTGA
- a CDS encoding ABC transporter — MLSRSTRSLRTAPALLLGALALAACSADPAAPPVDVAPGEGHGAISGAAELAEPALGLTWIDPAGAVSHLDLLDESVADLGTVGAPSALTTDGRYLFAQTPAGVEIVDSGVWTWDHVDHFHYYRADPALLGTVAGEGEAVVATTNLSTSGGTGLYFPESGEAVLLDTEALSKGEIRESFRLDGEPGPGMVVPVGSFALVTEGAGESASVAGYTADGERTGLVEECPQPAGTITTRVGAVIGCADGALLATVDGEELVVERIPYPGGTTAPAATGFANREGRPTVAGLAGDEGIWLLDTRARSWSLLPTPAPLAQVTAVDDEDDHVLALGQDGRVLVLDGADGAVLAQTESLAAESLAAGLAPALVADQQRAYLSAPAERRLHEIDYADDARLARSFDTATEPAFTAETGR, encoded by the coding sequence GTGCTCTCGCGCTCCACCCGCTCCCTCCGCACCGCTCCGGCGCTCCTCCTGGGTGCCCTCGCCCTCGCGGCCTGCTCCGCCGATCCCGCCGCCCCGCCCGTGGACGTCGCGCCCGGCGAGGGCCACGGCGCGATCTCGGGAGCCGCGGAGCTCGCCGAGCCCGCCCTCGGCCTCACCTGGATCGATCCGGCCGGCGCCGTCTCGCACCTCGACCTCCTCGACGAGAGCGTCGCCGATCTCGGCACGGTCGGGGCGCCGTCCGCGCTGACGACCGACGGCCGCTACCTCTTCGCGCAGACCCCCGCCGGTGTCGAGATCGTCGACAGCGGCGTCTGGACCTGGGACCACGTCGACCACTTCCACTACTACCGTGCTGACCCGGCGCTGCTCGGCACCGTCGCGGGCGAGGGGGAGGCGGTCGTCGCCACGACGAACCTCTCCACCTCCGGCGGCACCGGGCTGTACTTCCCGGAGTCGGGCGAGGCCGTGCTCCTCGACACCGAGGCGCTGTCGAAGGGCGAGATCCGCGAGTCGTTCCGCCTCGACGGCGAGCCGGGGCCCGGGATGGTCGTCCCGGTCGGCTCGTTCGCGCTCGTCACCGAGGGCGCGGGGGAGTCGGCCTCGGTCGCCGGCTACACGGCCGACGGCGAGCGAACGGGCCTGGTCGAGGAGTGCCCGCAGCCGGCGGGGACGATCACCACCCGCGTCGGCGCGGTGATCGGCTGCGCGGACGGCGCGCTGCTCGCCACCGTCGACGGCGAGGAGCTCGTCGTCGAGCGGATCCCCTACCCCGGGGGCACGACCGCGCCCGCCGCGACCGGCTTCGCGAACCGCGAGGGCCGGCCGACCGTCGCCGGGCTCGCCGGCGACGAGGGGATCTGGCTGCTCGACACCCGCGCCCGCTCCTGGTCGCTGCTCCCCACTCCCGCGCCGCTGGCGCAGGTGACCGCCGTCGACGACGAGGACGACCACGTGCTGGCGCTGGGGCAGGACGGCCGGGTGCTCGTGCTCGACGGCGCGGACGGCGCGGTGCTCGCCCAGACGGAGTCGCTCGCGGCCGAGTCGCTCGCCGCCGGCCTCGCCCCGGCCCTCGTCGCCGACCAGCAGCGCGCCTACCTCAGCGCGCCCGCCGAGCGGCGGCTGCACGAGATCGACTACGCCGACGACGCCCGCCTCGCGCGCAGCTTCGACACGGCGACCGAGCCGGCGTTCACCGCCGAGACGGGACGCTGA